In Cottoperca gobio unplaced genomic scaffold, fCotGob3.1 fCotGob3_317arrow_ctg1, whole genome shotgun sequence, a single genomic region encodes these proteins:
- the LOC115005543 gene encoding 2-aminoethanethiol dioxygenase-like isoform X2: MMPGDSNMTSIVQRIARQALATFRSPPRAGEEAAKSFLEHQSKLRSLMTEVRAADLKLVPRRADDSSPVLPYQHHGGPPVTYMHICETDQFSMGVFLLKSGASIPLHDHPGMHGILKVMYGKVRISCFDRLERPGGSTQAAAPPPLPPAQVGALRRSLLRSTEEYTEESGPCVLSPDRDNLHQIDAVDGPTAFMDILAPPYDPDDDRDCHYYKVLTEAQVTITEKDQEVWLMEISQPPDFWCGAEPYPGPEVCF; this comes from the coding sequence ATGATGCCAGGTGACAGCAACATGACCTCCATCGTTCAGAGGATAGCTCGGCAGGCTCTCGCCACCTTCAGGAGCCCCCCCCGGGCCGGCGAGGAGGCCGCTAAATCTTTCCTGGAGCACCAGAGCAAACTAAGGAGCTTGATGACGGAAGTGCGAGCGGCGGACCTGAAGCTCGTCCCGCGGAGAGCCGACGACAGCTCGCCCGTACTCCCGTACCAGCACCACGGCGGGCCCCCGGTCACCTACATGCACATCTGCGAGACGGACCAGTTCAGCATGGGGGTATTTCTGCTGAAAAGCGGTGCCTCCATCCCGTTGCACGACCACCCGGGGATGCACGGCATTCTCAAAGTCATGTACGGCAAGGTCAGGATCAGCTGCTTCGACAGGCTGGAGCGGCCGGGCGGCAGCACGCAGGCGGCCGCGCCTCCGCCGCTCCCCCCGGCGCAGGTGGGCGCTCTGCGGCGCTCCTTGCTCCGCTCCACCGAGGAGTACACGGAGGAGAGCGGCCCGTGCGTGCTCTCCCCTGACCGGGACAACCTCCACCAGATCGACGCCGTGGACGGACCCACGGCGTTCATGGACATCCTGGCCCCGCCGTACGACCCGGACGACGACAGAGACTGTCACTACTACAAAGTGCTGACAGAAGCGCAGGTTACCATCACAGAGAAGGACCAGGAGGTCTGGCTCATGGAGATCTCGCAGCCTCCGGATTTCTGGTGCGGAGCGGAACCGTACCCGGGCCCGGAGGTCTGCTTCTGA